From a region of the Osmia lignaria lignaria isolate PbOS001 chromosome 10, iyOsmLign1, whole genome shotgun sequence genome:
- the scaf gene encoding inactive serine protease scarface, translating to MRIYKPYIYSTDRKKMLFGALIVVTSIWTTNGYPSTPPTDIVLQDSAQQEVIFQSPEQQRARFQTSVQEVEQEPFNDDFFAYDDSKSTSFSGQGADFTISCVGVNKICVNKHDCIDGYIHVANSVAYSLSNKKGQCRVQTEVCCIVAEEYQGSTVKTVPLEQELSSGTNIGIKVSPPFGPSQEESGGISSSQSTEGIAIQNAFAVAVPVQVGCAAALLCVEEKFCTADGTISPEPVTLSGRQLFNRVPLSSCKNPENGIIGKCCRDPNYVDPWPTGNLPANYSGGFDEQGFPTFLNIAKVKANKTPTKTPTKTPTKGETKSPRPQIPVPVEQKPEPVLLPENSVVSSEILLPPIENVPEDKHDENKVNLGQPQQICGVRNQVPQKLKESETAFAEIPWQAMVLHAEERKILCSGALVSTQDVLTAANCVDSLLPNDVSIKLGEWKLGYEVEQEEPLPYKIMNVSYINVHPGYTRGLGEHDLAILHLEQPTAFDYHINPLCIPNTKPPLQQNRPCISTGWGKSILQAHYAGAIMHAVSMNILPQEYCKEQIANSDLRVNTVDGSICTTPKEQQNNVCETDVGGPLACENENGLYELAGIYSQDTGCQATNQVAIFAPLDDKWIKETMFKSIPSETITIQRETSTQYKGLLISNDYRESTLSTDNQYLPPN from the exons ATGCGGATCTATAAACCAT ATATATATAGCACAGACAGAAAAAAAATGCTTTTTGGAGCATTAATAGTAGTTACTTCTATCTGGACAACGAATGGATATCCTTCCACACCTCCAACTGACATAG TACTTCAAGATTCTGCACAACAGGAAGTGATATTTCAAAGTCCCGAACAACAGAGGGCCAGATTTCAAACTTCTGTACAGGAAGTCGAGCAAGAACCATTTAATGACGATTTCTTCGCTTACGATGATTCGAAATCAACGTCATTTTCGGGACAAGGGGCAGATTTCACCATTAGCTGCGTGGGGGTGAATAAAATTTGCGTCAATAAACATGATTGTATAGATGGTTACATTCATGTTGCTAACAGTGTCGCTTATTCCCTATCTAACAAg aAGGGGCAATGTAGAGTCCAAACGGAAGTTTGTTGTATAGTAGCAGAAGAATATCAGGGGTCAACTGTAAAGACTGTACCATTAGAACAAGAGTTAAGTAGCGGTACTAATATAGGAATCAAAGTCAGCCCTCCATTTGGACCGAGCCAGGAAGAAAGTGGTGGAATCTCAAGTTCGCAGTCGACTGAAGGAATTGCTATACAAA ATGCGTTTGCAGTAGCAGTTCCCGTGCAAGTTGGTTGTGCGGCAGCTCTTCTTTGCGTTGAAGAGAAATTTTGCACCGCAGATGGTACAATTAGTCCGGAGCCTGTTACGTTGTCTGGTAGGCAACTGTTCAATCGTGTACCACTAAGC AGTTGTAAAAATCCAGAAAATGGAATAATCGGCAAGTGCTGCCGAGATCCAAACTACGTGGATCCTTGGCCCACCGGAAATCTACCTGCAAATTACTCCGGTGGCTTCGACGAGCAAGGATTTCCCACGTTTCTGAATATCGCTAAAGTGAAGGCAAATAAAACTCCTACGAAAACACCTACGAAGACACCTACGAAAGGAGAAACGAAATCTCCTCGTCCGCAGATTCCTGTGCCAGTCGAACAAAAACCAGAACCGGTACTGTTACCTGAAAATTCCGTAGTTTCTTCAGAAATTTTACTTCCACCAATTGAAAATGTTCCTGAAGATAAACACGATGAAAACAAGGTTAATTTGGGACAACCTCAACAAATATGCGGAGTTAGAAATCAG gTACCgcaaaaattgaaagaatcgGAAACAGCTTTTGCCGAAATTCCATGGCAAGCGATGGTTTTACACGCTGAAGAAAGAAAGATTCTTTGTTCTGGTGCCTTAGTCAGCACACAGGATGTATTAACAGCTGCTAATTGTGTCGATAG CTTGTTGCCAAATGATGTTTCCATAAAGTTAGGAGAATGGAAATTAGGGTATGAAGTAGAGCAGGAAGAACCACTTCCTTATAAAATTATGAATGTATCATACATAAATGTACATCCTGGGTACACAAGGGGTCTTGGAGAACATGATCTTGCAATTTTACATTTAGAGCAGCCTACAGCATTTGATTATCATATAAATCCTCTTTGTATACCAAACACAAAGCCTCCATTACAACAAAATAGACCTTGCATCAGCACTGGTTGGGGAAAATCCATCCTTcaag CTCATTATGCTGGAGCAATCATGCATGCAGTTAGTATGAACATACTTCCACAAGAATATTGCAAAGAACAAATAGCAAATAGTGACTTAAGAGTGAATACTGTAGATGGAAGTATTTGTACTACACCTAAGGAGCAGCAAAATAATGTTTGTGAAACAGATGTTGGAGGACCACTAGCATGTGAAAATGAGAATGGTCTTTATGAGTTAGCTGGAATTTATAGTCAAGATACAGGATGCCAAGCAACAAAtcaa GTTGCCATTTTTGCTCCATTAGATGACAAATGGATAAAAGAGACAATGTTTAAATCAATACCAAGTGAAACCATAACAATACAAAGAGAAACAAGCACGCAATATAAaggtttattaatttcaaatgaCTATAGAGAAAGTACTTTATCTACAGATAATCAGTATCTACCTCCAAATTAA
- the LOC117611584 gene encoding BTB/POZ domain-containing protein 1 isoform X2: MSSESSLNDVSNVVSRLHTLRLGHEDNDESQQNVNLAAPGDSYSEPVCSTQPIGNVTLSRTRRALNFVCDEDQPTSSTARSGESSSSNGDKPPTNAANALHLERRPQNSIALENASTNSQATVAYNWQGTKATMRERIVFLFNNEILSDVSFIVGRGAQKQRIPAHKLVLSSGSAVFDAMFNGTLATASSEIEVPDVEPAAFLAVLLFLYTDEIQIDPETVMTTLYTAKKYAVAALEKHCVDYLKNNLTSDNAFLLLTQARLFDEPQLAAVCLDTIDRFTTEALNADGFTDIDIDTLKIVLERDTLRVRESKIFQAVVRWSEAECTRHQLPVAPENQRRVLGGAFSLVRFPLMSKEEFTAGPAQSGLLTNSEVLSLFSYFILNPKPMIEFQTMPRCCMTGKEQTVCRFQHTKSRWGYNGTSDRIRFSVDRRIFLIGYGVYGSMHGPAIYEVLIELIHTASGKVIATNATSFSCDGSKYTYRLMFKELAEILPNTIYTASATFKGPHSHYGTKGLKTIMVDSDSGNGKVKFEFNIEAGDNNGTSIDEGQIPELIFYT, translated from the exons ATGTCCTCGGAATCTTCCTTGAATGACGTGTCAAATGTTGTATCGAGACTACATACTTTACGCTTAGGTCACGAGGATAATGATGAATCTCAGCAAAACGTGAACCTTGCTGCGCCAGGAGATTCATATTCTGAACCTGTGTGTAGTACACAACCAATTGGTAATGTTACTCTTTCACGTACTAGACGTGCACTTAATTTTGTTTGTGATGAAGATCAACCAACTTCTTCAACAGCTAGAAGTGGAGAATCTTCTTCCTCGAATGGGGATAA ACCTCCAACAAATGCCGCAAATGCATTGCATTTAGAAAGAAGACCTCAAAATAGTATTGCCTTGGAGAATGCATCAACAAATAGTCAAGCAACTGTAGCATATAATTGGCAAGGTACAAAGGCAACAATGCGAGAAAGAATTGTCTTTCTTttcaataatgaaatattatcagATGTGAGCTTTATAGTAGGAAGAGGAGCGCAAAAACAACGTATACCAGCTCATAAACTAGTCTTATCTTCTGGAAGTGCTGTTTTTGATGCAATGTTTAATGGAACACTTGCAACAGCTTCTTCAGAAATAGAAGTACCTGATGTAGAGCCTGCTGCTTTTTTGGCAgtacttctttttttatatacagaTGAGATACAGATAGATCCTGAAACTGTGATGACAACATTGTATACAGCTAAGAAATATGCAGTAGCAGCTTTAGAGAAGCATTGTGTGGATTATCTGAAGAATAATTTAACCAGTGATAATGCTTTCTTACTTTTAACACAAGCTCGTCTTTTTGATGAACCTCAGTTGGCTGCAGTATGTTTGGATACCATAGATAGATTTACTACAGAGGCATTAAATGCAGATGGATTTACAGATATTGATATTGATACATTAAAGATTGTTTTAGAAAGAGATACTTTACGCGTTAGAGaatctaaaatatttcaagCAGTTGTCAG ATGGTCTGAAGCAGAATGTACAAGGCATCAATTACCAGTTGCTCCCGAAAATCAACGTCGAGTGTTGGGAGGTGCATTTTCGTTGGTCCGTTTTCCTTTGATGTCGAAAGAAGAATTTACTGCTGGTCCAGCACAATCTGGACTTTTGACTAATTCAGAG gtTCTCTCTTTATTTTCGTATTTCATACTAAATCCGAAACCAATGATAGAGTTTCAAACAATGCCTCGTTGTTGTATGACTGGTAAAGAACAAACGGTTTGCAGATTTCAACATACTAAGAGTAGATGGGGATATAATGGAACAAGCGATCGTATAAG atTCAGTGTTGATAGGCGCATATTTCTTATTGGATATGGAGTTTATGGCAGTATGCATGGTCCAGCAATCTATGAAGTATTAATCGAATTAATACACACTGCTTCTGGGAAGGTGATTGCTACAAATGCAACAAGTTTTAGCTGTGATGGTTCAAAGTACACTTATCGCTTAATGTTTAAAGAGTTAGCAGAAATTTTGCCTAATACAATTTACACTGCATCCGCAACATTTAAG ggtCCTCATTCGCATTATGGAACTAAGGGTTTGAAAACGATAATGGTAGATAGTGATTCGGGAAATGGGAaagttaaatttgaatttaatattgaGGCTGGAGATAATAACGGAACATCTATTGATGAAGGACAAATTCCTGAGCTTATATTTTACACTTAA
- the LOC117611942 gene encoding HIG1 domain family member 1A, mitochondrial-like, translating into MDQYPHAEPLEIPEEALKLTLENEEPAGLGQSIYKTMQRSPFLIAGILGFGAVCGIGAYKWKTRTIKPSLFFIQLRVAAQSTALGFITLGMVYQMYKDYASKQKPT; encoded by the exons ATGGATCAGTACCCGCATGCTGAACCACTAGAGATCCCAGAAGAGGCTCTTAAACTAACATTAGAGAATGAAGAACCAGCAGGATTAGGACAAAGCATATATAAAACAATGCAAAGATCACCATTTCTTATAGCTG GTATACTAGGTTTTGGTGCAGTATGTGGCATAGGTGCCTACAAGTGGAAGACTAGAACTATTAAACCTTCCTTGTTCTTCATACAATTAAGAGTTGCAGCTCAATCTACTGCATTAGGATTTATAACTCTAGGAATGGTGTATCAGATGTATAAAGATTATGCTAGTAAACAGAAACCTACCTGA
- the LOC117611045 gene encoding dnaJ homolog subfamily C member 5 isoform X1, with protein sequence MDKRKMSTAGDSLYQILEIPKTATPEEIKKTYRKLALKYHPDKNPNNPEATEKFKEINRAHSILTDLSKRNIYDNYGSLGLYIAEQFGEDNVNAYCVNCRWFNALFFFCALITACYCCCCCCCCCNFCCGKCKPTPPEDSGAYHNLQRDQNPDVDVVTNQPRAPAKEEESDEDAIIAQPQGGPPNNSNNQQPIFAMPPPPTTADENTNLNSGAERVIYTTAASTNPFAAVNVGTTDTSTTKW encoded by the exons atggataaaagaaaaatgtc GACAGCAGGGGATTCCCTGTACCAAATATTAGAAATTCCAAAAACTGCCACTCCCGAGGAAATCAAAAAAACTTATAGAAAATTAGCATTAAAATATCATCCTGACAAAAATCCAAATAATCCAGAAGCAACAGAAAAG tttaaagaaataaatagagCCCATTCTATATTAACAGATTTAAGTAAACGAAACATATATGATAACTATGGGTCCCTTGGATTGTACATTGCTGAACAATTCGGCGAAGACAATGTTAATGCATACTGTGTTAATTGCCGTTGGTTCAAT GCACTCTTCTTCTTTTGTGCTTTGATAACTGCGTGttattgctgttgttgttgctgctgttgctgcaacTTCTGTTGTGGCAAGTGCAAGCCTACACCACCAGAAGATAGTGGAGCATACCATAATTTACAG CGGGACCAGAATCCAGATGTCGATGTCGTGACGAATCAACCCAGAGCCCCGGCCAAG gaagaagaaagtgATGAGGATGCGATCATAGCGCAACCACAGGGTGGTCCTCCAAATAATTCTAACAACCAGCAACCCATTTTCGCCATGCCACCGCCACCCACTACAGCTGATGAAAACACAAACTTAAACAGTGGTGCTGAAAGAGTTATTTACACGACTG CGGCATCCACAAACCCCTTCGCTGCAGTAAATGTTGGAACGACCGATACGAGTACAACAAAATGGTAG
- the LOC117611045 gene encoding dnaJ homolog subfamily C member 5 isoform X2, which produces MDKRKMSTAGDSLYQILEIPKTATPEEIKKTYRKLALKYHPDKNPNNPEATEKFKEINRAHSILTDLSKRNIYDNYGSLGLYIAEQFGEDNVNAYCVNCRWFNALFFFCALITACYCCCCCCCCCNFCCGKCKPTPPEDSGAYHNLQEEESDEDAIIAQPQGGPPNNSNNQQPIFAMPPPPTTADENTNLNSGAERVIYTTAASTNPFAAVNVGTTDTSTTKW; this is translated from the exons atggataaaagaaaaatgtc GACAGCAGGGGATTCCCTGTACCAAATATTAGAAATTCCAAAAACTGCCACTCCCGAGGAAATCAAAAAAACTTATAGAAAATTAGCATTAAAATATCATCCTGACAAAAATCCAAATAATCCAGAAGCAACAGAAAAG tttaaagaaataaatagagCCCATTCTATATTAACAGATTTAAGTAAACGAAACATATATGATAACTATGGGTCCCTTGGATTGTACATTGCTGAACAATTCGGCGAAGACAATGTTAATGCATACTGTGTTAATTGCCGTTGGTTCAAT GCACTCTTCTTCTTTTGTGCTTTGATAACTGCGTGttattgctgttgttgttgctgctgttgctgcaacTTCTGTTGTGGCAAGTGCAAGCCTACACCACCAGAAGATAGTGGAGCATACCATAATTTACAG gaagaagaaagtgATGAGGATGCGATCATAGCGCAACCACAGGGTGGTCCTCCAAATAATTCTAACAACCAGCAACCCATTTTCGCCATGCCACCGCCACCCACTACAGCTGATGAAAACACAAACTTAAACAGTGGTGCTGAAAGAGTTATTTACACGACTG CGGCATCCACAAACCCCTTCGCTGCAGTAAATGTTGGAACGACCGATACGAGTACAACAAAATGGTAG
- the LOC117611584 gene encoding BTB/POZ domain-containing protein 1 isoform X1, with protein MSSESSLNDVSNVVSRLHTLRLGHEDNDESQQNVNLAAPGDSYSEPVCSTQPIGNVTLSRTRRALNFVCDEDQPTSSTARSGESSSSNGDNRPPTNAANALHLERRPQNSIALENASTNSQATVAYNWQGTKATMRERIVFLFNNEILSDVSFIVGRGAQKQRIPAHKLVLSSGSAVFDAMFNGTLATASSEIEVPDVEPAAFLAVLLFLYTDEIQIDPETVMTTLYTAKKYAVAALEKHCVDYLKNNLTSDNAFLLLTQARLFDEPQLAAVCLDTIDRFTTEALNADGFTDIDIDTLKIVLERDTLRVRESKIFQAVVRWSEAECTRHQLPVAPENQRRVLGGAFSLVRFPLMSKEEFTAGPAQSGLLTNSEVLSLFSYFILNPKPMIEFQTMPRCCMTGKEQTVCRFQHTKSRWGYNGTSDRIRFSVDRRIFLIGYGVYGSMHGPAIYEVLIELIHTASGKVIATNATSFSCDGSKYTYRLMFKELAEILPNTIYTASATFKGPHSHYGTKGLKTIMVDSDSGNGKVKFEFNIEAGDNNGTSIDEGQIPELIFYT; from the exons ATGTCCTCGGAATCTTCCTTGAATGACGTGTCAAATGTTGTATCGAGACTACATACTTTACGCTTAGGTCACGAGGATAATGATGAATCTCAGCAAAACGTGAACCTTGCTGCGCCAGGAGATTCATATTCTGAACCTGTGTGTAGTACACAACCAATTGGTAATGTTACTCTTTCACGTACTAGACGTGCACTTAATTTTGTTTGTGATGAAGATCAACCAACTTCTTCAACAGCTAGAAGTGGAGAATCTTCTTCCTCGAATGGGGATAA TAGACCTCCAACAAATGCCGCAAATGCATTGCATTTAGAAAGAAGACCTCAAAATAGTATTGCCTTGGAGAATGCATCAACAAATAGTCAAGCAACTGTAGCATATAATTGGCAAGGTACAAAGGCAACAATGCGAGAAAGAATTGTCTTTCTTttcaataatgaaatattatcagATGTGAGCTTTATAGTAGGAAGAGGAGCGCAAAAACAACGTATACCAGCTCATAAACTAGTCTTATCTTCTGGAAGTGCTGTTTTTGATGCAATGTTTAATGGAACACTTGCAACAGCTTCTTCAGAAATAGAAGTACCTGATGTAGAGCCTGCTGCTTTTTTGGCAgtacttctttttttatatacagaTGAGATACAGATAGATCCTGAAACTGTGATGACAACATTGTATACAGCTAAGAAATATGCAGTAGCAGCTTTAGAGAAGCATTGTGTGGATTATCTGAAGAATAATTTAACCAGTGATAATGCTTTCTTACTTTTAACACAAGCTCGTCTTTTTGATGAACCTCAGTTGGCTGCAGTATGTTTGGATACCATAGATAGATTTACTACAGAGGCATTAAATGCAGATGGATTTACAGATATTGATATTGATACATTAAAGATTGTTTTAGAAAGAGATACTTTACGCGTTAGAGaatctaaaatatttcaagCAGTTGTCAG ATGGTCTGAAGCAGAATGTACAAGGCATCAATTACCAGTTGCTCCCGAAAATCAACGTCGAGTGTTGGGAGGTGCATTTTCGTTGGTCCGTTTTCCTTTGATGTCGAAAGAAGAATTTACTGCTGGTCCAGCACAATCTGGACTTTTGACTAATTCAGAG gtTCTCTCTTTATTTTCGTATTTCATACTAAATCCGAAACCAATGATAGAGTTTCAAACAATGCCTCGTTGTTGTATGACTGGTAAAGAACAAACGGTTTGCAGATTTCAACATACTAAGAGTAGATGGGGATATAATGGAACAAGCGATCGTATAAG atTCAGTGTTGATAGGCGCATATTTCTTATTGGATATGGAGTTTATGGCAGTATGCATGGTCCAGCAATCTATGAAGTATTAATCGAATTAATACACACTGCTTCTGGGAAGGTGATTGCTACAAATGCAACAAGTTTTAGCTGTGATGGTTCAAAGTACACTTATCGCTTAATGTTTAAAGAGTTAGCAGAAATTTTGCCTAATACAATTTACACTGCATCCGCAACATTTAAG ggtCCTCATTCGCATTATGGAACTAAGGGTTTGAAAACGATAATGGTAGATAGTGATTCGGGAAATGGGAaagttaaatttgaatttaatattgaGGCTGGAGATAATAACGGAACATCTATTGATGAAGGACAAATTCCTGAGCTTATATTTTACACTTAA